The segment TTATTTAATTCATCGACTGTTTTTACTCTGGTGCTGTAACCAATATATTTCGCTTGCTCAAGGATATTTTGAGTTAACGCTGCATTGTTAGTTGATAACGGTAATGCTCGCTCTGATAAGTGGCTAAATTGATAACCTATTTTGTCGATACCACGAACACTCGTGACAGAAAGCACTATGACAAGTATGGTTATGGTGATAAAAATAAAGGAAAGTGTTTGAATAAGTGAAAACGTTATTCGGTGCTTGGCAGAATTATTCATTTCAAAGGCAGTCCAGTACCAGTTCAAATATAACGATGGGTATATTAGGTAATTTTTATGACACATTTATTTCATAAACCAATAATTAGACGCCCTATGTATTGGGTTTTTATGGTTTCTTTAGTCACTGGATGTGCTCAGAATCAGAGTTCGAAATATTCAACAACTCAAGATAAAGAGTTGTTGGGTTCAAATATTGGAATAGAAAAAGTTACCGAGCGAGAAGCGTCTTTTTTTAGCGTCTATAACCAGTGGCAAGGCGTGCCATACCGTTTAGGTGGGAATAATAAAAATGGAATTGATTGCTCTGCATTTGTGCAGATAGCCTATCGTGACGCATGGCAGCTTCCATTGCCTAGAACTACCACATCACAAAGTAAAATTGGCGAAAATATCGGTTATAAGGCAGCCAAATACGGTGACCTTGTTTTCTTTAAAACGTCAAAAACAACGAATCATGTTGGGGTCTATTTGGGGAATCTTAGATTTATGCATGCATCCACTTCGCAAGGGGTCATCATATCTCGTCTTGATAACCCCTATTGGGCATCCAAATTTTGGCAATTCAGAAGAGTGGATAGCTTGACTGATTGATTTAATCGTAAGTCGCTACCGCGGTATCAAATAAATTTTTAACCAGTGCTATGTATTCATCCAGAAAAATGATTTGATCGTTCGTTGCGGGTTTTGCCCATACGCCAGCTAACACCTCTCCTAAATCCTCCACTACAGAATCAGCTTCTTTAAGAAGTTGAAAGCGTACACTTGAATGAAGTTCAGGATTCTGTTCGAAAACAGCCATGATGTTACTCGCTACCATATCAGTAACGACATCTTCTACGCTTTCTTTACCGGTGTCACCGCCACGGGTGAATACATCCATGTTGAACGCAAGATGTTCTATTAGCGCTAAATAACCATCGGTTTCTACAACCACTTTAATTCTCCGCTTTACTGCTTCGTCACCAGTAACTCACTGTACCTTCAATAATACTAAGCCATGTGAGGAAAATTTCACACATTTGATATGTTTGCTTGATGAAATTTCAAACGATTCATTGATAAAAGTCTAACTTAGTGCAAGAAAGCTATAGACTTTATACTCTCAGTTAGCGACTAAATCATTTGTTAAACGCATTGTGACTTTCTATTGAATCAAAAGGCAATATCGTTCGTGAAACGTTTTATGAGTAAGTTCACAAATATGCGGATTAACTGTCTAACAAAACTAAGTTAATGAAATTATTTGCTTTACGGTTCAGTAAAGTCACATCGATTGTTCTAAACTAATATGGACTAAAAGACGGTCGTGGAGTTCAAACTATGTGGCAAGCTATCACCCAGCAACTCTCAGATACTTTAATGTTTCAATTCGATCTTGTAGAGAAAACAAAACTACAAGGCGGTGACATTAGTGAAAGTTATATGATTACCGACGGTAAAGAGCGGTATTTTGTGAAGCTTAATGACCGCAATTTTTTACCCAACTTTGAAGCTGAAGCTGAAAACCTGCGAGTTTTGCGAGAGAGCAGCAGTATTCATGTTCCTGAACATGTCCTTACCGGCAGTACCAAAGATCACTCTTTTATTATCCTAAACTATCTCGTTACCAAACCTCTTGATGACGCGACGAACAGTTTTAAGTTCGGACTTGAATTGGCTAAGTTACACCAATGGGGTGACCAGAAAGAATACGGTTTCGACATTGATAACTACTTGGGCTGTATAGTTCAACCAAACAATTGGACCAAAAAATGGTGTCAGTTTTTTGCGGAACAAAGAATTGGCTGGCAACTTCAACTGATGCATGAAAAAGGCGTGCATTTGGTCAACATAGACGAATTCGTTGACGTGATTAAGCAAAGACTCGCAAACCACACTCCCCGACCAGCTTTGTTGCATGGTAATTTGTGGAACGAGAATGTCGCAAATTCGCCAATTGGTCCTATCTGTTATGACCCTGCAACTTATTGGGGTGACAGAGAGTGCGACATTGCCATGACCGAGCTGTTTAATGGCTTCCAACCAGAGTTCTATCAAGCCTATGAAGAAGTGCTGCCTTTAGACTTTGGCTACGTCGAACGAAAAGACATCTATAATCTCTATCACATACTGAATCACTACAATCATTTTGGTGGTCATTACTTAGATGAAGCGGAGTATCTAGTTAAGAAAATTCTGTCTTTCTAAACTTATTGATTAGACTTCTATGTTGTTAAAAATAAACAAGAAAAGAGCTAATAGACTTTAGCTCTTTTTTCTTTGTGACAAGGTCTAAAATTGCACTTATTTCTCGTTCAGAATCAACTTCTCGTCTTACTATTAAAATGAGAACAAAAGAAAAAGAGCGAGAATCAAAATGAAAAACTTTATACAAAAATCGATTCTATGTCCCCATTGTGGGCACCATGTTCCTGTGACTTTGGATTCTTCAAATGGCAGCCAAGAGTTTTATGATGACTGCCCTGCTTGCTGTAATCCGATTCACATTAATTTGATGGTCAACGAACAGTTAGACACAGTAGAACTTCAAGTCGATGCGGATGACGAACAAATCTTCTAACCGCCTTTGATTTTTGATCTGGCAAATAACCTATTGTTTGGCAGCCAGCACTCGTTCAACGGTATCTACAATCGCTTGAGTTTGTGGATCAAGTTCAACATTCACTTTGTCACCAACCACACGTTGACCAAAGAGCGTTCTCTGTAACGTTTCAGGAATGAGGTGAACATTAAAACGATTCTCTCTGACTTCCCCAATTGTCAGCGAGCAACCATCTAAGCCAATAAATCCTTTCGGCAAAACATACTTCATATATCGAGGTGATAACTCGAACCAAATCGTCTTATTGTTTGGTGTTTCAATCACGTCTTTAATAGTAGCGGTATCCATAATGTGACCAGACATCGTATGGCCGCCAATTTCATCACCAAATTTTGCTGCTCTTTCGATGTTGACCATCGAGCCGATTTCAAGCTCCCCTAAATTGGTTAGCTTAAGCGTTTCTTGCATTAAATCGAATGAAACACGATTTTCATCGATATGAGTGACGGTTAAACAGCATCCGTTGTGAGCGATAGAAGCACCAATCGATATCCCTTGATTTAATAAGGGTTCTAGCTCAATAACATGGGTTTGAAATTTGTCTTTTTTATCAATAGCCACGACTTTCGCCATGCCTTGCACAATCCCAGTAAACATTTAGTATTTCCGATAGTTTTTCGTGGTGATCAGTGTGACATTTCTTTATCATTCCCACCAGTACGACCCGCCGATTAATTAAGCAGTAAATATTCCGTTCGGAGAAGTTTGTGCAACATTATAAAAATGAAATAAAAAAATTAGTAAAGTTATCAACGCCAGTTCTCATTGCTTCCATTGCTCAAACAGGTATGAGTTTCGTCGATACCGTTATGGCTGGTGGCGTAAGCGCTACCGACTTAGCGGCAGTATCGGTTGCTTCGAGCATTTGGATGCCGACCATTCTATTTGGTATTGGCCTTTTGATGGCATTAGTGCCTGTCGTGGCCCAGTTAAATGGGTCTGGAAGACAGCATAAAATCGCATCTGTTATACATCAGGGTGGATTTTTAGCTCTAATCGTTTCGATTCCAACCATCATAGTGCTTCTTCAAGCTGGTGCTATTTTGGAAGTGATGGAAGTTGAAACCTTAATGGCGCAAAAAACCATTGGCTATATCACTGCGATGATCTTTGCCGTGCCTGCATTCTTGCTCTTTCAGGTATTGCGCAGTTTTGCTGAGGGTATGTCTCTGACTAAGCCCGCGATGGTAATTGGTTTCTTTGGCCTATTGATCAACATCCCGCTCAACTGGATCTTCGTATATGGTAAGTTAGGCGCACCGGCTCTTGGCGGCGTTGGTTGTGGCGTAGCGACGCTGATTGTGTATTGGCTGATGTTCCTGATGTTGTTGTTCTATGTAGCGACATCGAACCGTCTTGCGCACATCAAGTTGTTCGAACGCTTCCATAAGCCAGAATTCAAACCACAATGGCGCTTATTCAAACTTGGATTACCTGTTGCAGCATCTATATTTTTTGAGGTCACACTCTTCGCTGTTGTAGCTGTTGCCTTAGCTCCTTTAGGTTCATTGGTTGTTGCTTCACACCAGGTAGCCATTAACTTCTCTTCGTTGATTTTTATGTTACCTATGAGTATTGGTGCGGCGGTATCCATTCGAGTAGGACATACTCTGGGTGAAGAAGATGTTAAAGGTGCCGCTGTCGCGTCGCATGTGGGACTATTTTTCGGTGTAGCAACGGCATTATTGACCGCTGCCCTGACGGTGATTTTCCGCGAACAAATCGCGTATCTTTACACCGATAACAGAGAAGTAATCAACTTGACTATGCAACTGTTGATTTTTGCAGGAATCTACCAATGTACTGATGCTATTCAGGTAATTGCTGCCGGATCTCTGCGTGGTTATAAAGACATGAATGCCATATTTGTCCGAACCTTTATTGCCTATTGGCTGCTTGGTTTACCGACCGGATATGCGCTGGCAATGACAGACTGGATTGTCGAGCCGATGGGAGCTAAAGGTTTCTGGATAGGCTTTATTGTGGGTTTAAGCTCTGCAGCCATAATGCTGAGTTTCAGATTATTGTGGATACAAAAACAGGATGAGCAAATTCAACTGGATTTTGCGTCTAAGTAATTTGCTTTACAACAATAGATTAAAGGTCAGCAATTGCTGACCTTTTTCATATGCGGTTTAGTCGTTTTCACTTTCTAAATAGGTATCTTCTAACCCTGCTATTACGCTCTGATACGTGTCGATTTCACACACAAACACGACGATTTTCTCTATAAAGCTCATAATGTGCTCCTACTCTTTCAAACCGTGAACATGCATACGACCTGCAATCAATCCCATGCTGTATCCATGATCCAACAATGCCTTGTTCATGGTTAGGCGTTTAACTGCAAAATGCTCTGGTGGTGCAATCACCCGTATGTGAGCGTCTTTCGGTGGATTACGAATAAACTCAAGTGAACCATTATATTTTTCAGCGCGCACAGTGACTGATTTTGCCACTTCCGGATAGCGGGCAAAGAGTTTTTTCATCATCCATTTGCTTTTTACTTTCGGCATTTCGTAACTTTCTGGGTGTGAAAGTACGACGGTAATATCTCTGGCTCCTCGACGATAAGCTTCTTTAACTGGAATGGAATCTGAGACACCACCATCGGTATAGCATTGCCCATCAAAACAAGGTGTTTTTTTATATACGAGTGGCAACGCTGAAGTCGCCTCTATTGCCGTAACAAAATTTTCTGGTGTTACTTGATAGTAGTCCGGCTTGCCTGTTTGGATATTTGTCGCGGCAGCATAAAACGGTACTGAAGAAAAAAGCGCTTCTTCATTAATGGGATAACGTTTATTCGCTTCATCAAGCAACCAGCGAACATCGACCAAATCACCACCTTTTAAAAAGCGGCGCGGATTATAGAATTCGCTACTGGTAGCAAGTTGCGTAATCACTTGGTAACTGCGTAACGGTTGATTAGACAAATAGCTGACAAGATTAGAAGCACCAGCAGAAACACCCATTACAAAATTATATGGGCGGTGGTTTAGTTCCATAAACGAATCAAGTACGCCGCTAGCAAATATGCCACGCATCGCCCCACCTTCTACTACTAACGCTTTCTGTCCTGCCATTATTAAACCCTTATTATTGTTCTAACCATATAAAGATAAATCTTAGTGGTTAAGCTCGCAAATGGGTTTGATTTATCAATTGGATAGATATAACCGATTAAGCAGTAACTTCTTTAGCTGTAATCAGATTCGTCAATTTGTTTGCTTCGAGACGTGGGCAGTTTGCGCATAGTGACCGCCCTTCACATTTATAGACCAGACAACAACTGGTTCTGACCAATTTTAATTTATTGGTGGTGCTATCAATTTTGAGGTTACTGATATGCTTTTGTGGCAAATCGAAGGCCTCTAGCCAAAGTTGCGCATGTCTAAGGATGGTGTTGTTTGAGTAGCTTGGTCTGATTTCTTGTAAACGTACTAAACAATTAAGGAGATGATCAGCGAGTAGATGATGCGTGAATCCCGGACGAATTCTTCCCCATTGATTGATCGCATCCCTATAAGTTTCAAACAGGTGAGATAATTGCTGCCCCGCTTTTTTAATCAGTGTTGCTCGACGGGCATGTGTCCATTCATGGTCTCTAAAACTAAACCCTGCGATAAAACAGTTCTGTTTGTTTTGAGAAATGGTTGAAACGTCAGGTAGTGCTCGCTGTGCATAAATCGCGACGAAAGAAACGAAAACAGGCTGCCAGCAAAGCAAATCCCATGTGCGAGTTAACCAATACGGTTGACCAGCTTCTGGATTCCGCTCGGCGATTTCATTGTAAAGCCGTTCAATCGACTCAGGACTTAAAGAAGGAGGCGGCTCATTGAATGTGGTTGTCTCTTCAAGACAGCCATCCAAGTATGGCGTTATCTGTCTGGCATGAAGGAATAATTTTTCGAAATGTAGAGTGGATAAACCCATTGATAATAGCTGTAGCATTAAGAATTTATCAAATAATATCTATTATCATTACCAGTTGCAAACCATTATCATTACAAGAAAATAGCCTATAAATAGGCCATCTCTTAAGAAGTTTGGTTGTCTTTTACTTTGCGTAGCTGCGTTAAATACTTTATCCAGCTTTTTGCTTCTTCTGATGGCTCAAGATTGTTGGCTTTCTTCGCTTCAATCAATGCTGGTTCGAGTTGGTTAAGTTTATACAGAGCCTTGGTTCGGGCTAAAGCAACTTGAGCTTGTTTGCCCTTCTCTTTGACATTATCCAACTCAGATAATGCATCATCATAGCGCGCTTGTTGCATGAGTATCTGAGCAATATTCCAGTGGTATTTCGCATCGAATTTAGAAGCTAATGCCCAAGCATCGATTGCTTTATCCCACTCTTTTGCTTGTTGCCAGTAATAAGCACGCTCAGTGATTAAATCCACATTCGTCTGCGCTTCTTTCAAGAGCTCTAATACAAGTCCTGCACGCTCAGGAATACCGTTATGCGCATAAAGCTG is part of the Vibrio diazotrophicus genome and harbors:
- a CDS encoding NlpC/P60 family protein; this translates as MTHLFHKPIIRRPMYWVFMVSLVTGCAQNQSSKYSTTQDKELLGSNIGIEKVTEREASFFSVYNQWQGVPYRLGGNNKNGIDCSAFVQIAYRDAWQLPLPRTTTSQSKIGENIGYKAAKYGDLVFFKTSKTTNHVGVYLGNLRFMHASTSQGVIISRLDNPYWASKFWQFRRVDSLTD
- a CDS encoding DUF3802 family protein, which encodes MVVETDGYLALIEHLAFNMDVFTRGGDTGKESVEDVVTDMVASNIMAVFEQNPELHSSVRFQLLKEADSVVEDLGEVLAGVWAKPATNDQIIFLDEYIALVKNLFDTAVATYD
- a CDS encoding fructosamine kinase family protein — protein: MWQAITQQLSDTLMFQFDLVEKTKLQGGDISESYMITDGKERYFVKLNDRNFLPNFEAEAENLRVLRESSSIHVPEHVLTGSTKDHSFIILNYLVTKPLDDATNSFKFGLELAKLHQWGDQKEYGFDIDNYLGCIVQPNNWTKKWCQFFAEQRIGWQLQLMHEKGVHLVNIDEFVDVIKQRLANHTPRPALLHGNLWNENVANSPIGPICYDPATYWGDRECDIAMTELFNGFQPEFYQAYEEVLPLDFGYVERKDIYNLYHILNHYNHFGGHYLDEAEYLVKKILSF
- a CDS encoding CPXCG motif-containing cysteine-rich protein codes for the protein MKNFIQKSILCPHCGHHVPVTLDSSNGSQEFYDDCPACCNPIHINLMVNEQLDTVELQVDADDEQIF
- a CDS encoding riboflavin synthase; translated protein: MFTGIVQGMAKVVAIDKKDKFQTHVIELEPLLNQGISIGASIAHNGCCLTVTHIDENRVSFDLMQETLKLTNLGELEIGSMVNIERAAKFGDEIGGHTMSGHIMDTATIKDVIETPNNKTIWFELSPRYMKYVLPKGFIGLDGCSLTIGEVRENRFNVHLIPETLQRTLFGQRVVGDKVNVELDPQTQAIVDTVERVLAAKQ
- a CDS encoding MATE family efflux transporter, translated to MQHYKNEIKKLVKLSTPVLIASIAQTGMSFVDTVMAGGVSATDLAAVSVASSIWMPTILFGIGLLMALVPVVAQLNGSGRQHKIASVIHQGGFLALIVSIPTIIVLLQAGAILEVMEVETLMAQKTIGYITAMIFAVPAFLLFQVLRSFAEGMSLTKPAMVIGFFGLLINIPLNWIFVYGKLGAPALGGVGCGVATLIVYWLMFLMLLFYVATSNRLAHIKLFERFHKPEFKPQWRLFKLGLPVAASIFFEVTLFAVVAVALAPLGSLVVASHQVAINFSSLIFMLPMSIGAAVSIRVGHTLGEEDVKGAAVASHVGLFFGVATALLTAALTVIFREQIAYLYTDNREVINLTMQLLIFAGIYQCTDAIQVIAAGSLRGYKDMNAIFVRTFIAYWLLGLPTGYALAMTDWIVEPMGAKGFWIGFIVGLSSAAIMLSFRLLWIQKQDEQIQLDFASK
- a CDS encoding patatin-like phospholipase family protein, which codes for MAGQKALVVEGGAMRGIFASGVLDSFMELNHRPYNFVMGVSAGASNLVSYLSNQPLRSYQVITQLATSSEFYNPRRFLKGGDLVDVRWLLDEANKRYPINEEALFSSVPFYAAATNIQTGKPDYYQVTPENFVTAIEATSALPLVYKKTPCFDGQCYTDGGVSDSIPVKEAYRRGARDITVVLSHPESYEMPKVKSKWMMKKLFARYPEVAKSVTVRAEKYNGSLEFIRNPPKDAHIRVIAPPEHFAVKRLTMNKALLDHGYSMGLIAGRMHVHGLKE
- a CDS encoding siderophore ferric iron reductase, with the translated sequence MLQLLSMGLSTLHFEKLFLHARQITPYLDGCLEETTTFNEPPPSLSPESIERLYNEIAERNPEAGQPYWLTRTWDLLCWQPVFVSFVAIYAQRALPDVSTISQNKQNCFIAGFSFRDHEWTHARRATLIKKAGQQLSHLFETYRDAINQWGRIRPGFTHHLLADHLLNCLVRLQEIRPSYSNNTILRHAQLWLEAFDLPQKHISNLKIDSTTNKLKLVRTSCCLVYKCEGRSLCANCPRLEANKLTNLITAKEVTA